The proteins below are encoded in one region of Helianthus annuus cultivar XRQ/B chromosome 2, HanXRQr2.0-SUNRISE, whole genome shotgun sequence:
- the LOC110912784 gene encoding MICOS complex subunit Mic10 yields the protein MGENKEIETQYDLNAKWDACLDLGVRRFVYSSAAGAFAGLLLFRSPVTRWASIAFGAGVGIGSAYSDCSQKFDGSSQTSSSVAEIPVAKD from the exons atgGGTGAAAATAAAGAGATTGAAACTCAATATGATCTGAATGCAAAGTGGGATGCTTGTTTGGATTTGGGTGTTCGTCGGTTCGTTTACTCTTCCGCTGCTGGTGCCTTTGCGGGTCTTCTTTTGTTCC GCTCTCCTGTTACACGGTGGGCATCGATTGCTTTTGGTGCTGGAGTGGGTATTGGATCTGCGTACTCAGATTGCTCTCAGAAATTTGACGGGTCAAGTCAAACTTCTTCCAGTGTTGCTGAGATACCAGTTGCTAAG